The following coding sequences are from one Kosakonia sp. H02 window:
- the nudC gene encoding NAD(+) diphosphatase, translating to MLRILEARDRGWWIVSHEQKLWLPAGELPHGEAGNFDLVGQNALNIGEWQGETVWMVRQNRRQDMGSVRLLIDQDVGLFQLAGRGVQLAEFYRSHQFCGYCGHTMHPSKTEWALLCDHCRERYYPQIAPCIIVAIRRGDSILLAQHTRHRNGVYTVLAGFVEVGETLEQAVAREVMEESSIKIKNLRYVTSQPWPFPQSLMTAFMAEYDSGDIHIDPKELLDAGWYRYDNLPLLPPPGTVARRLIEDTVAMCRADDEE from the coding sequence ATGTTACGTATTCTTGAAGCACGCGATCGTGGCTGGTGGATCGTCAGCCATGAACAAAAATTATGGTTGCCCGCGGGAGAATTACCACATGGAGAGGCAGGAAATTTCGATCTTGTGGGGCAAAACGCGTTAAATATCGGCGAATGGCAGGGTGAAACGGTGTGGATGGTCCGCCAGAATCGCCGCCAGGACATGGGATCGGTGCGCCTGCTTATCGACCAGGACGTGGGCTTGTTCCAGTTGGCCGGGCGCGGCGTTCAACTGGCAGAATTTTACCGCTCGCACCAGTTTTGCGGTTACTGCGGACACACCATGCATCCCAGCAAAACCGAATGGGCCCTGCTCTGTGACCATTGCCGCGAGCGCTACTATCCGCAAATTGCGCCTTGCATCATCGTCGCGATCCGTCGGGGCGACAGCATCCTGCTGGCACAACACACGCGCCACCGTAACGGTGTCTACACGGTGCTTGCCGGGTTTGTTGAAGTCGGCGAAACCCTCGAGCAGGCCGTTGCGCGCGAAGTGATGGAAGAGAGCAGTATCAAAATCAAAAATTTGCGTTATGTCACTTCTCAGCCGTGGCCTTTCCCGCAATCGCTGATGACGGCGTTTATGGCGGAATATGACAGCGGCGACATCCACATCGACCCGAAAGAGCTGCTGGATGCCGGTTGGTATCGTTATGACAACCTGCCGTTGTTACCGCCGCCGGGCACCGTCGCGCGCCGTCTGATCGAGGATACCGTGGCGATGTGTCGGGCAGACGACGAAGAATAA
- a CDS encoding diguanylate cyclase, with product MHSRKLSFTTPMLVSLAGIFLSFIVIAVLVTAGQRKEMLEEYHAINHNFAHNMAVNYTQSLLRENDYILNRAAAFFAHNDQLNATVNIDREHGLKELMQLLALMPSVSSISLADSQGHYLRVPQVIATSESQLFDARTRPWFMHQAEASMFNHYTHTYTDFFTRRPTVTIYKPVIDANGKLKGTLAFHLDLPSLGYTLRIMQAPMPGEYFVVDREGKVMLHPDTGALFKTAISPMLLADMTSGEGTFYDKNSDHWYYYYAFTNPAWLVVYKVEASTLDKRIRHQSLLISWGFGTAAVMIILFGLYLRHAARTVLMNILNAIKTGDVKRAPKLEAMLSTAIESNKEREQSWVRQATMDALTNCKNRRAFDSDIAALMNDHQPFALALVDIDNFKSINDTWGHQNGDIVLRNVAREGIQVLQPHGISLYRYGGEEFAVIFPQQHLNDALTLLEQWRQNVANRRWREDGLAVTFSAGLGEWHMETLDHLVTRVDEALYKAKRKGKNRVLQAVND from the coding sequence ATGCACAGCAGAAAACTGTCGTTTACCACGCCGATGTTGGTCAGTCTCGCCGGGATTTTCCTCAGCTTTATAGTCATTGCCGTGCTGGTTACCGCCGGTCAGCGCAAAGAGATGCTGGAGGAATACCATGCCATAAACCATAACTTTGCCCATAACATGGCGGTGAATTACACGCAGTCGCTCCTGCGGGAAAATGACTATATCCTCAATCGCGCCGCCGCGTTCTTTGCGCACAATGATCAACTTAATGCCACCGTGAATATCGACCGGGAGCATGGGCTGAAAGAGTTGATGCAGTTACTGGCGCTCATGCCTTCGGTATCGTCTATCTCCCTTGCCGATTCGCAAGGGCACTATCTGCGCGTGCCGCAGGTCATCGCCACCAGCGAAAGCCAGCTTTTCGACGCCAGAACCCGGCCCTGGTTTATGCATCAGGCTGAAGCCAGCATGTTTAATCACTACACGCATACCTACACGGATTTTTTTACCCGCCGACCCACAGTGACGATTTACAAACCGGTGATAGATGCGAATGGCAAATTGAAGGGCACGCTGGCTTTTCATCTCGACCTTCCGTCATTGGGTTATACCCTGCGTATTATGCAAGCGCCGATGCCGGGCGAATATTTCGTTGTCGATCGCGAAGGCAAAGTGATGCTGCATCCCGATACCGGTGCGCTGTTTAAAACCGCTATCAGCCCGATGCTGCTGGCAGATATGACCAGCGGAGAAGGCACGTTTTACGATAAGAACAGCGACCATTGGTATTACTACTACGCCTTTACCAACCCGGCGTGGCTTGTGGTTTACAAAGTAGAGGCCAGCACGCTGGACAAGCGCATTCGCCACCAAAGTTTGCTCATTAGCTGGGGATTTGGCACTGCGGCTGTGATGATTATTCTGTTCGGTCTCTATCTGCGCCATGCTGCGCGCACGGTGCTGATGAACATCCTGAATGCGATAAAAACCGGCGATGTGAAGCGTGCACCAAAACTGGAAGCCATGCTGAGCACAGCCATTGAAAGTAACAAAGAGCGCGAGCAGTCATGGGTGCGGCAAGCCACGATGGATGCACTGACCAACTGCAAAAACCGCCGCGCCTTCGATAGCGATATTGCCGCGCTGATGAACGATCACCAGCCATTCGCCCTGGCGCTGGTGGATATCGATAACTTCAAATCTATTAACGATACCTGGGGTCATCAGAACGGCGATATTGTGCTGCGCAACGTCGCCCGCGAAGGGATTCAGGTATTACAACCGCACGGTATTTCCCTCTACCGCTACGGCGGGGAGGAATTCGCGGTGATCTTCCCGCAGCAGCATCTCAATGATGCGCTGACATTGCTTGAGCAGTGGCGGCAAAATGTTGCCAATCGTCGATGGCGCGAAGACGGTCTGGCAGTGACATTTAGCGCAGGCCTGGGCGAGTGGCATATGGAGACGCTTGATCATCTGGTCACCAGGGTAGACGAAGCCCTGTACAAAGCGAAACGAAAAGGCAAAAACCGCGTCTTGCAGGCAGTAAATGATTGA
- the thiG gene encoding thiazole synthase yields MLRIADKTFSSRLFTGTGKFATPQMMVDAIHASGGELVTLAMKRVDLRQHNDGILQPLLDAGVTLLPNTSGAKNAEEAIFAAQLAREALGTHWLKLEIHPDPRWLLPDPIETLHAAEKLVQMGFVVLPYCGADPVLCKRLEEAGCAAVMPLGAPIGSNQGLETRAMLEIIIEQANVPVVVDAGIGAPSHAAQALEMGADAVLVNTAIAVADDPVNMARAFRLAVEAGALARQAGPGARQRFATATSPLTGFLEAMQ; encoded by the coding sequence ATGTTACGTATTGCAGATAAAACGTTTTCTTCACGGCTATTTACTGGCACCGGCAAGTTCGCCACACCGCAAATGATGGTGGACGCGATTCACGCTTCTGGCGGTGAACTGGTGACGCTGGCGATGAAACGGGTCGACTTACGCCAGCATAACGATGGTATTTTGCAGCCGCTGCTCGACGCGGGTGTGACATTGCTGCCCAACACCTCCGGGGCGAAAAACGCGGAAGAGGCTATTTTTGCCGCCCAACTGGCGCGCGAAGCGCTGGGCACGCACTGGCTGAAACTGGAAATCCACCCCGATCCGCGCTGGCTGCTGCCGGATCCGATTGAAACCCTGCACGCGGCAGAAAAACTGGTGCAGATGGGCTTTGTCGTTCTGCCCTATTGCGGAGCCGATCCGGTATTGTGCAAACGCCTCGAAGAAGCCGGTTGCGCGGCAGTGATGCCACTCGGCGCGCCAATTGGCTCCAATCAGGGGCTGGAAACCCGCGCCATGCTGGAAATTATCATTGAACAGGCCAATGTTCCGGTAGTGGTAGATGCGGGGATTGGCGCACCAAGCCATGCGGCACAGGCGCTGGAGATGGGCGCGGATGCCGTGCTGGTGAATACCGCTATCGCCGTGGCGGACGATCCGGTGAATATGGCGCGCGCGTTTCGCCTGGCGGTAGAAGCCGGTGCACTGGCGCGTCAGGCCGGGCCGGGTGCACGTCAGCGTTTTGCCACCGCCACCAGCCCGTTGACCGGTTTTCTGGAGGCCATGCAATGA
- a CDS encoding PTS lactose/cellobiose transporter subunit IIA, with product MEDLETIIMELLVNAGAARSQALTALQMARKGDFDEAEKAMEESREFVKAAHKIQTQLIGLDEGTGKLPVNLITVHSQDHLMNAMVIQDLAGDMIELYRRLPPRD from the coding sequence GTGGAAGATTTAGAAACCATCATTATGGAATTGCTGGTTAATGCCGGGGCAGCACGCAGCCAGGCATTGACCGCTTTGCAGATGGCACGAAAAGGCGATTTTGACGAAGCGGAAAAAGCGATGGAGGAATCACGCGAATTCGTTAAAGCCGCGCATAAAATTCAGACGCAATTAATCGGGCTGGATGAAGGCACCGGCAAGCTGCCGGTCAACCTGATCACCGTTCATTCGCAGGATCACCTGATGAACGCGATGGTAATCCAGGATCTGGCGGGCGATATGATTGAACTTTATCGCCGGTTGCCACCGCGCGATTAA
- the thiC gene encoding phosphomethylpyrimidine synthase ThiC, protein MSTTKLSRREQRAQAQHFIDTLEGTAFPNSHRIYITGSQPDIRVPMREIQLSPTLTGGTKTQPQYEENEAVPVYDTSGPYGDPAITIDVQQGLAKLRAPWIAARDDSETLEQRSSAYTNERLADDGLDELRFRGLLTPRRAKAGQCVTQLHYARKGIVTPEMEFIALRENMGRERIRSEVLRRQHPGEGFGARLPENITPEFVRDEVAAGRAIIPANINHPESEPMIIGRNFLVKVNANIGNSAVTSSIEEEVEKLVWSTRWGADTVMDLSTGRYIHETREWILRNSPVPIGTVPIYQALEKVNGIAEDLTWQAFRDTLLEQAEQGVDYFTIHAGVLLRYVPMTAQRLTGIVSRGGSIMAKWCLSHHQENFLYTHFREICEICAAYDVSLSLGDGLRPGSIQDANDEAQFAELHTLGELTKIAWEYDVQVMIEGPGHVPMQMIRRNMTEELESCHEAPFYTLGPLTTDIAPGYDHFTSGIGAAMIGWFGCAMLCYVTPKEHLGLPNKKDVKQGLITYKIAAHAADLAKGHPGAQIRDNAMSKARFEFRWEDQFNLALDPFTARAYHDETLPQESGKVAHFCSMCGPKFCSMKISQEVRDYAAAQAIEVGMADKSSDFRARGGEIYLKKEEA, encoded by the coding sequence ATGTCTACAACTAAACTTTCACGCCGTGAACAACGCGCTCAGGCGCAACATTTCATCGACACCCTGGAAGGCACCGCTTTCCCCAACTCCCACCGGATTTACATCACTGGTTCACAGCCCGATATCCGCGTACCGATGCGCGAAATCCAGCTTAGCCCAACGCTCACTGGCGGGACGAAAACGCAACCGCAGTATGAAGAAAACGAAGCTGTGCCGGTGTACGACACCTCCGGCCCGTATGGCGATCCGGCGATTACAATTGATGTGCAGCAAGGTCTGGCGAAGCTGCGCGCACCGTGGATTGCCGCTCGCGATGATAGCGAAACGCTGGAACAGCGCAGTTCAGCTTATACCAACGAACGTTTAGCGGATGACGGCCTCGACGAGCTACGTTTTCGTGGCTTACTGACACCGCGCCGCGCCAAAGCGGGCCAGTGCGTTACCCAGTTGCACTATGCCCGCAAAGGGATCGTGACCCCGGAAATGGAGTTTATTGCTCTGCGCGAAAATATGGGTCGCGAGCGCATTCGCAGCGAAGTGCTGCGCAGACAACACCCCGGCGAAGGCTTTGGCGCACGCCTGCCGGAAAATATCACGCCAGAGTTTGTCCGCGATGAAGTCGCCGCCGGGCGGGCGATTATTCCGGCCAACATTAACCACCCGGAATCGGAACCGATGATTATCGGCCGCAACTTCCTGGTGAAAGTGAACGCCAATATCGGCAACTCGGCGGTGACGTCTTCCATCGAAGAAGAGGTGGAAAAGCTGGTGTGGTCAACGCGCTGGGGCGCAGACACGGTGATGGATTTATCCACCGGGCGTTATATTCATGAAACCCGCGAATGGATCCTGCGCAACAGCCCGGTCCCGATCGGCACCGTGCCGATCTACCAGGCGCTGGAGAAGGTCAACGGGATCGCTGAAGATCTTACCTGGCAGGCATTTCGCGACACGCTGCTCGAGCAAGCCGAGCAAGGGGTGGACTATTTCACCATCCATGCGGGCGTACTGCTGCGTTACGTACCAATGACCGCCCAGCGCCTGACCGGCATTGTCTCGCGCGGTGGCTCCATTATGGCGAAGTGGTGCCTCTCCCATCATCAGGAAAACTTCCTTTACACCCACTTCCGTGAAATCTGCGAAATCTGCGCCGCCTACGATGTTTCGCTCTCATTAGGCGACGGCCTGCGCCCAGGATCTATCCAGGATGCCAATGACGAAGCGCAATTTGCCGAGCTACACACCCTGGGCGAACTGACCAAAATCGCCTGGGAATATGACGTTCAGGTGATGATCGAAGGCCCCGGCCATGTGCCGATGCAGATGATCCGCCGCAACATGACCGAAGAGCTGGAAAGTTGCCACGAAGCGCCGTTTTACACCCTTGGACCGCTCACCACCGATATCGCGCCGGGTTACGACCATTTCACCTCGGGGATTGGCGCGGCGATGATCGGCTGGTTTGGCTGCGCGATGCTCTGTTATGTCACGCCGAAAGAGCACCTCGGCCTGCCAAACAAAAAGGACGTGAAGCAGGGGTTGATCACCTACAAAATTGCCGCTCACGCTGCTGACCTGGCGAAAGGCCACCCTGGTGCGCAGATCCGCGATAACGCCATGTCGAAAGCACGTTTCGAGTTCCGCTGGGAAGATCAGTTCAACCTCGCGCTCGACCCGTTCACCGCTCGCGCCTATCACGATGAAACCCTGCCGCAGGAGTCCGGCAAAGTAGCGCACTTCTGCTCAATGTGCGGGCCCAAATTCTGCTCAATGAAAATCTCCCAGGAAGTGCGTGATTACGCGGCGGCGCAGGCTATCGAAGTCGGTATGGCGGATAAATCCAGCGACTTTCGCGCACGCGGCGGCGAAATCTACCTCAAAAAGGAGGAAGCCTGA
- the thiH gene encoding 2-iminoacetate synthase ThiH — protein MNTFSDRWQQLDWDDIRLRIHSKTAADVERALNARQITRDDMMALLSPAASEFLEPLAQKAQRLTRQRFGNTVSFYVPLYLSNLCANDCTYCGFSMSNHLKRKTLDEQEIARECAALRELGFEHLLLVTGEHQGKVGMDYFRRHLPAIRRQFASLQMEVQPLSQQDYAELKTLGLDGVMVYQETYHEAQYARHHLRGKKQDFFWRLETPDRLGRAGIDKIGLGALMGLSDSWRVDCYMVAEHLLWLQQHYWQSRFSVSFPRLRPCAGGIAPASLMDERQLVQTICAFRLLAPDAELSLSTRESPHFRDHVIPLAINNVSAFSKTQPGGYADNHPELEQFSPHDGRRPQEVADALMARGLQPVWKDWDSWLGRSPQKNSNPLITG, from the coding sequence ATGAACACCTTTAGCGACCGCTGGCAGCAACTGGACTGGGACGACATTCGCCTGCGCATCCACAGCAAAACCGCCGCCGATGTCGAACGCGCACTCAACGCCCGGCAAATAACCCGTGACGATATGATGGCGCTGCTTTCGCCAGCGGCCAGCGAGTTCCTTGAACCGCTGGCACAAAAGGCGCAGCGGCTTACCCGCCAGCGCTTTGGCAACACGGTAAGTTTTTACGTCCCGCTCTATCTGTCGAATCTCTGCGCCAACGACTGCACCTATTGTGGTTTCTCCATGAGTAACCATCTGAAGCGCAAAACGCTGGATGAACAGGAAATCGCCCGCGAATGTGCAGCGCTACGCGAGCTGGGATTTGAGCATCTTTTGCTGGTTACCGGCGAACATCAGGGCAAAGTGGGAATGGATTATTTTCGCCGCCATTTGCCCGCCATTCGCCGCCAGTTCGCTTCACTTCAGATGGAAGTCCAGCCGCTTTCTCAGCAGGATTATGCCGAGCTAAAAACACTCGGTCTGGATGGCGTGATGGTCTATCAGGAGACCTACCACGAAGCCCAGTATGCCCGGCATCACTTGCGCGGCAAAAAGCAGGATTTTTTCTGGCGGCTGGAAACCCCGGATCGGCTGGGCCGTGCGGGGATCGACAAGATCGGGCTTGGCGCGCTAATGGGTCTGTCTGATAGCTGGCGCGTGGACTGCTATATGGTGGCGGAGCACCTGCTGTGGCTGCAACAGCACTACTGGCAGAGCCGTTTTTCGGTCTCATTTCCCCGCCTGCGTCCGTGTGCCGGGGGGATTGCGCCTGCATCACTGATGGATGAGCGCCAACTGGTGCAAACCATCTGCGCGTTTCGCCTGCTGGCGCCTGATGCAGAACTGTCGCTGTCGACGCGTGAATCGCCGCATTTTCGCGATCACGTCATCCCGCTGGCTATCAATAATGTCAGCGCTTTTTCCAAAACGCAGCCGGGTGGCTATGCCGATAATCACCCGGAACTGGAGCAGTTTTCGCCCCACGACGGTCGTCGACCGCAGGAAGTTGCCGATGCACTGATGGCTCGCGGGCTGCAACCCGTATGGAAAGACTGGGATAGCTGGCTGGGACGCTCGCCGCAAAAAAACAGCAACCCGCTGATAACGGGTTAA
- the rsd gene encoding sigma D regulator, with the protein MLNQLESLTERVGGSNKLVDYWLHARKQLLISYYDLVGIKPGKGSYMQLNEKALDDFCHHLVEYLSAGHFNIYERIISEMEGTSPFLAATQLYPQLEANTSEIMNYYDSSLENAIDDDNCLEFQQALSDIGEALAARFTLEDKLIVLAFDNHLSESANDETGMARPA; encoded by the coding sequence ATGCTGAACCAGTTAGAAAGCCTGACAGAGCGCGTTGGCGGAAGTAACAAACTCGTCGATTACTGGCTACATGCGCGTAAGCAGCTTCTTATCTCATATTACGATCTGGTGGGAATTAAGCCTGGCAAGGGGTCGTATATGCAGCTTAACGAAAAAGCGCTGGACGACTTTTGTCATCACCTGGTTGAATATCTCTCCGCCGGTCATTTCAATATTTATGAACGCATCATCAGCGAAATGGAAGGCACCAGCCCATTTTTAGCGGCAACTCAGCTTTACCCTCAGCTCGAGGCCAACACCAGTGAAATCATGAATTATTATGATTCGAGCCTGGAAAACGCCATCGATGACGATAACTGTCTGGAGTTCCAGCAGGCGCTTTCAGACATCGGTGAGGCGCTGGCCGCGCGCTTTACGCTGGAAGATAAACTGATCGTGCTGGCGTTTGATAACCATCTTAGCGAGAGTGCCAATGACGAAACCGGGATGGCGCGCCCGGCTTGA
- a CDS encoding PTS sugar transporter subunit IIB yields MKNIVLCCAAGMSTSMLVQRMKDAAQKKGVDVIIKAVPVAEFKDEIATADIVLLGPQVKYEQAKLQAQAEPLGKKVAVIDMMDYGMMKGDVVLEKALKLLE; encoded by the coding sequence ATGAAAAACATCGTTTTATGCTGTGCAGCAGGTATGTCCACCAGCATGTTGGTGCAACGCATGAAAGACGCGGCGCAAAAAAAAGGCGTCGACGTCATCATCAAAGCGGTTCCTGTTGCGGAATTTAAAGATGAAATTGCAACGGCGGATATCGTGTTGCTGGGGCCGCAAGTCAAATACGAGCAGGCAAAATTGCAGGCTCAGGCTGAACCGCTGGGCAAGAAGGTGGCGGTAATCGACATGATGGATTACGGCATGATGAAAGGTGATGTCGTACTGGAAAAAGCCCTTAAGCTACTGGAGTGA
- the thiS gene encoding sulfur carrier protein ThiS, with translation MQIRFNDEPMNCAAALSVATLLRQLNQLKPGVALALNEQILPRERWEEQLVQDGDRILLFQVIAGG, from the coding sequence ATGCAGATACGCTTCAATGATGAACCGATGAACTGCGCGGCAGCGCTGTCCGTTGCCACGCTATTGCGTCAGCTTAATCAGTTAAAACCAGGCGTCGCGCTGGCGCTGAATGAACAGATCCTGCCGCGCGAGCGCTGGGAAGAACAACTGGTGCAGGACGGCGATCGCATCCTGCTGTTTCAGGTTATCGCAGGGGGATGA
- a CDS encoding HesA/MoeB/ThiF family protein translates to MNDNDFMRYSRQILLEDIAIAGQQKLLTSRVLIVGLGGLGAPAAVYLAGAGVGTLVLADDDAVHLSNLQRQILYTTDDINQPKTDVTARRLHALNPDIELISLQQRLSGEILLEQVACADVVLDCSDNMQTRQAINAACVALDIPLITASAVGFGGQLMVLTPPWQHGCYRCLWPDEHEPQRNCRTAGIVGPVVGIMGAMQALEAIKLLNGMQSTLGELRLFDARTNLWRTLALHRASDCPVCGGRHADTLQ, encoded by the coding sequence ATGAATGACAATGATTTTATGCGCTACAGCCGCCAGATCTTACTGGAGGATATCGCCATCGCCGGGCAGCAAAAGCTGCTCACCAGCCGGGTGCTAATTGTCGGTCTCGGCGGCCTTGGCGCACCGGCTGCGGTCTATCTGGCCGGTGCGGGCGTTGGCACACTGGTGCTGGCGGATGATGACGCCGTGCACCTGAGCAATTTGCAGCGGCAGATTCTGTACACCACCGACGATATCAATCAGCCCAAAACCGACGTCACGGCACGGCGATTGCACGCGCTAAACCCCGACATCGAACTGATTTCCCTGCAACAGCGGCTCAGCGGAGAGATCCTGCTCGAGCAGGTTGCCTGCGCGGATGTGGTGCTCGATTGCAGCGACAATATGCAAACGCGTCAGGCGATTAATGCCGCCTGTGTCGCCCTCGATATCCCATTGATTACCGCCAGCGCAGTTGGTTTTGGCGGCCAGTTGATGGTGCTCACCCCGCCGTGGCAGCACGGTTGCTACCGCTGTTTGTGGCCGGATGAACATGAACCGCAACGCAACTGCCGTACGGCCGGCATCGTTGGCCCGGTGGTCGGCATTATGGGCGCCATGCAGGCGCTGGAGGCCATCAAATTATTGAACGGCATGCAGTCTACTCTCGGTGAGTTGCGGCTGTTTGACGCCCGCACCAATCTCTGGCGAACACTGGCCCTGCATCGCGCCAGCGATTGCCCGGTTTGTGGGGGGCGGCATGCAGATACGCTTCAATGA
- the thiE gene encoding thiamine phosphate synthase, with protein MYQPDFPAVPFRLGLYPVVDSVEWIARLLDAGVRTLQLRIKDKRDDEVEDDVIAAIALGQRYNARLFINDYWQLAIKHQAYGVHLGQEDLETTDLSAIRKAGLRLGVSTHDDMEIDVALAARPSYIALGHVFPTQTKQMPSAPQGLTQLARHIARLEDYPTVAIGGISLARAPEVLATGVGSIAVVSAITQAGDWRQATHQLLELAGVGDE; from the coding sequence ATGTACCAGCCTGATTTCCCAGCGGTGCCCTTTCGCCTGGGGCTTTATCCGGTCGTTGATAGCGTAGAGTGGATTGCCCGCCTGCTGGATGCGGGCGTGCGCACGCTGCAACTACGCATCAAAGACAAACGCGATGACGAAGTTGAAGACGACGTAATTGCGGCGATTGCGCTGGGACAGCGCTACAACGCGCGGCTGTTTATCAACGATTACTGGCAACTGGCAATCAAGCACCAGGCTTACGGCGTTCATCTGGGTCAGGAAGATCTGGAAACCACTGACTTAAGCGCGATCCGCAAGGCCGGGCTACGCCTTGGTGTTTCAACCCATGATGATATGGAAATCGACGTCGCGCTGGCGGCACGCCCCTCTTATATCGCCCTCGGCCACGTTTTCCCGACGCAAACCAAACAGATGCCTTCCGCCCCACAGGGGCTGACGCAACTGGCTCGCCATATTGCGCGCCTGGAGGATTACCCGACGGTCGCTATCGGCGGCATTAGCCTGGCGCGTGCGCCGGAGGTGCTGGCAACCGGCGTCGGCAGCATAGCGGTGGTCAGCGCCATTACCCAGGCGGGTGACTGGCGACAGGCCACGCATCAGTTGCTGGAACTGGCGGGGGTGGGCGATGAATGA
- the hemE gene encoding uroporphyrinogen decarboxylase, whose translation MTELKNDRYLRALQRQPVDITPVWMMRQAGRYLPEYKATRAQAGDFMSLCRNADLACEVTLQPLRRYELDAAILFSDILTVPDAMGLGLYFEAGEGPRFTSPITCKADVDKLPVPDPENELGYVMNAVRTIRRELKGDVPLIGFSGSPWTLATYMVEGGSSKAFTVIKKMMYAEPLTLHALLDKLAQSVTLYLNAQIRAGAQSVMIFDTWGGVLTGRDYQQFSLYYMHKIVDGLLRENEGRRVPVTLFTKGGGQWLEAMAATGCDALGLDWTTDIADARRRVGDKVALQGNMDPSMLYAPPARIEEEVSTILSGFGKGEGHVFNLGHGIHQDVPPEHAGVFVEAVHRLSASWHQ comes from the coding sequence ATGACCGAACTGAAAAACGATCGTTACTTGCGCGCGCTCCAGCGCCAGCCAGTAGATATAACGCCGGTATGGATGATGCGCCAGGCAGGCCGCTATTTACCGGAATACAAAGCAACCCGCGCGCAAGCGGGTGATTTTATGTCGCTGTGCCGGAATGCGGATCTGGCCTGCGAAGTGACGCTCCAACCGCTGCGCCGCTATGAGCTTGATGCGGCGATCCTTTTCTCAGATATCCTCACCGTGCCAGACGCGATGGGGCTGGGTCTCTATTTTGAAGCCGGTGAAGGGCCGCGTTTTACTTCGCCCATTACCTGTAAGGCGGATGTCGATAAGCTGCCCGTGCCGGACCCGGAAAACGAACTGGGTTACGTGATGAACGCCGTGCGCACCATCCGCCGTGAATTGAAAGGCGACGTGCCGCTGATCGGTTTTTCCGGCAGCCCCTGGACGCTGGCGACCTATATGGTTGAAGGCGGTAGCAGCAAAGCCTTTACCGTCATTAAAAAGATGATGTACGCCGAGCCGCTCACGCTGCACGCGCTGCTGGATAAACTGGCGCAAAGCGTCACCTTATACCTCAACGCGCAGATCCGCGCGGGTGCGCAATCGGTGATGATTTTCGATACCTGGGGCGGTGTGCTGACCGGGCGCGACTATCAGCAATTCTCGCTTTATTACATGCATAAAATCGTTGATGGCCTGCTGCGCGAAAACGAAGGCCGCCGCGTACCGGTCACGCTGTTTACCAAAGGCGGCGGGCAGTGGCTGGAAGCAATGGCTGCCACTGGCTGTGATGCGCTGGGCCTTGACTGGACGACGGATATCGCCGATGCGCGCCGTCGTGTGGGTGACAAAGTGGCGTTGCAGGGCAATATGGATCCGTCCATGCTTTATGCTCCGCCTGCGCGTATTGAAGAAGAAGTGTCTACAATTCTGTCTGGCTTTGGCAAAGGCGAAGGCCATGTGTTTAACCTCGGTCACGGCATCCATCAGGATGTTCCACCGGAACATGCAGGAGTATTTGTCGAGGCGGTTCACCGTCTGTCGGCCTCCTGGCATCAGTAA